The sequence TCCGGACGACTTGATGTGGTAGCGCTGGCGCCTGCCTGATCGAGGGCGGCTGTGATTTAGAAAAAAATGGCGATTATCGGCGCGGCAGCGCGCTGGTAAAGAATCCTGGTTTAGAAATCATTGTAAAAATGTGGTCGATTACTCAAGTGCTTTCGGCAAAGGTACAAGAAGATGAATGTGAACTGCATGCTGTAGATGGAAATGCTATGACATCGCCGGTACCACCTCTAAGTGACCAGATGAGAAAAATCCTTGGCGGTGTTTCTGGTAACGAAGAGGCGAAAGTAATTTGCGCCACAATTTAACGTTTTCAAGGCAGTCATAGGGGGAAGCATGAATTTGAATAAAGAAAAGAAAACAATTGGAATGTTCTCAAAAATAGATTCCCGGGAAAGCGCGCTCAAAGCGGTCAAAGACACATCCTTGGCATTTTTCTTTGTGGCGGCGTTGCAGGCCGCGTTTTCATTTGTCCTAGGCTATGGCCTTTTGCTTGATGCCATTACCTATGCTATTTGCGCGTTTTTGATTCGCAGGTTTAACAGTCGAGCTGCATCGATTATTGTTTTAATAGTCGCCACGGTGGCAGTCGGGATAACGATTGCAAACCTATTCGGACAGAAACTGGGCGGTGGGAACAATATTATTCTTTGCATTATTATTTTTTGGAGTGCGATCCGTGCTGTTGAAGCAACCTTCAAGCTCCGTGGCCGCTTCTCGACCGAAGCAGTTGTCAATGAGCAGCCAAACCATTAGAGATAGTCACTCGAAGGTTTATTGAATCGCACCGGCCTATCCGACATTAATAGGTGGATCGACAAGAGGCTGCGCCAAGTTAAGAATCCGTCTATTCTTGGGACGAGAGGCGATTCTTCTTGCAACAGGTGGCCGCGATCTGCTTGCCTGTCTGCAGGGCGCTGGCAAAATCGGCGTCAGACATTTGCGCGCCGATGTTGCGCCTTAGCTGTTCTTCCGACAAAACGCTGCTTCTCGCATCCGCCTCGGCGACCTTATAGGCGAGGGATTGTTTGGCATCGCGCGGCAGCAGTTCGCCGGCTTCGTAGATTTGCGCCAGCAATGCCAGCGCAAATGGTTCGCCTTGCGCGGCGGCCGCTTTCAATTCGGTGACGGCTTCGGTTTTCCACTGCTGGACGACGGGATCGTCCGCGCTTTTTGCCAGGTTGATATCGCGGCCGTAGGGGCCTTCCATGAAGTAATCGATTTGCGCTTCGACTTTTCCTTCGCGCGCGGCGACTGCCAGGAAGGACATCCTTTCCTGTAGCTGGGCGGCATTGACGCCTGCGCACAATTCCAGCAATTTTTTCCGTTCATCCAGGAACTGGCTGAGCTCGGCGGCGCTATTGTATGCGGGAGCGGGGTCGTCGTTGCTGGCGCACACCGCTGTCGCCTGGTAGACATGGAAGGCCGCGTCTTTGTCGCCGGCCCTGGCCAGGCTATTCCATTTGGCGATGTACGCTTGCACCGTCAGCCCGCCGAGGTCGACCTGGCGGCCGCTTCGCGCATACACGGGGGTGGGCGGATGGGGAAGGGCGGCGAGGCCGCTTTCCTGTTCTGCGGCACCCGGGGCAAACGGCGATAGCAATACACTGTTGTTGGAAGAGGGGCCGGCAAGCGGAGCCTGGCTTGCGCTTTTCATGCTCAGCGGGTCGTCGGAACTCCCTGTCATCGACAGATATATTCCCAGGCATGCAGCGGCCGCTGCCAGCAGCAGCGAATAGCGGATAGTCGGTTTCACGACATCGAGGAGACCTAGAGAAATCATTGAGCAGGACTGGTCGCGATGACTGTCTTCCAAAAAACCGCATCGCGCCAGGTGGTTTGCTACAGACCTGATGCCGGCATAGCGCAGCCGGCATCAGGGTTTAGGCTGCTGCGCTTAATTCCACAGATAGCAATAGGCTTCGCTAGCTTCCAGGTTAGCGCCTTCGCTGCCGTTGGCCAGCAGTTTCTTGATAAAGCCATTCGGATGCGCCGAGTCAGGCGTGACGTTGCAGTTGTCGTGGACCCAGTGTATGCCATAGCCGCTGGTATACAGCTGGCCGCACATTTCCACCTTGTCGCCCAAGGCGAA comes from Collimonas pratensis and encodes:
- a CDS encoding sel1 repeat family protein, producing MKPTIRYSLLLAAAAACLGIYLSMTGSSDDPLSMKSASQAPLAGPSSNNSVLLSPFAPGAAEQESGLAALPHPPTPVYARSGRQVDLGGLTVQAYIAKWNSLARAGDKDAAFHVYQATAVCASNDDPAPAYNSAAELSQFLDERKKLLELCAGVNAAQLQERMSFLAVAAREGKVEAQIDYFMEGPYGRDINLAKSADDPVVQQWKTEAVTELKAAAAQGEPFALALLAQIYEAGELLPRDAKQSLAYKVAEADARSSVLSEEQLRRNIGAQMSDADFASALQTGKQIAATCCKKNRLSSQE